In one Sphingomonas hankookensis genomic region, the following are encoded:
- a CDS encoding GH92 family glycosyl hydrolase: MTTLSRRALLGSSAGLAVAAALPATTVTPPPARPNLFVGTGGDGHTFPGATMPFGMVQLSPDTDTARWATCSGYHKDDGSILGFSHTHLSGTGIGDMLDVLVVPTRGPVLLEGGPLDDPDKGYRQRFSQEVAEPGYYAVTLESGVRAELTVTDRTGIQRHRFPAGPGHILIDLSHLVLEGPNQRPYIDEAALTLEPDGTLTGTRRVFRWAKGRRIFFAMQLSRKPDRVEFFSDNDTPAGDKGVTGKRLKAVLHYNDAGAAPIVIRTGISAVDLGGAKANLTAEAKHWDFDRYARAARSAWARELNLIRFDGGTEQQRVVAASALYHASIGPTLFSDVDGRYVGLDRQTHTVPRGEAAYSAYSLWDTYRAFHPLQTLIRPKLTQAFTRDLIRQTQQSPFGPPVWPLQGVETGTMIGWHAVPVLAEARAKGIAADYAAAWGGVKKRSFDWTTPNLDNSIGVKAYDELGYAPADRIFESVSKTLEFSYDDYAGAFIADAAGDSAGAARLRKRSGNWRNVFDQRIGFARGRMADGSWAEPYAPNALGHSKKWRDFTESNGWQATFLNQHDIPGLIAAMGGDAAFEAKLDGLFTASSELPADAPPDISGLVGQYAHGNEPSHHVAYMYAWCGSPWKTQAMVRRLLTEMYHDRPDGIIGNDDCGQMSAWYLLSALGFYPVDPVSATYVLGSPLFDRATVQVGGGKRLIVEARGNAPDRPYVRSVTWNGRPWTKSWIAHADLVRGGRLVFDMAAEPNKAFGRDPKDRPGHA, from the coding sequence ATGACGACGCTTTCCCGCCGCGCCCTGCTCGGCAGCAGCGCGGGCCTCGCCGTCGCCGCCGCGCTGCCGGCGACGACCGTCACCCCGCCCCCTGCCCGCCCGAACCTGTTCGTCGGCACCGGCGGCGACGGCCATACCTTCCCCGGCGCGACGATGCCGTTCGGGATGGTGCAGCTGTCGCCCGACACCGACACCGCGCGCTGGGCGACCTGTTCGGGCTATCACAAGGACGACGGCTCGATCCTCGGCTTCAGCCACACCCACCTGTCGGGGACCGGCATCGGCGACATGCTCGACGTGCTGGTCGTGCCGACACGCGGGCCCGTGTTACTGGAAGGCGGCCCGCTCGACGACCCCGACAAGGGCTATCGCCAGCGGTTCAGCCAGGAGGTCGCCGAACCCGGCTATTACGCCGTCACCCTCGAAAGCGGGGTGCGTGCCGAGCTGACCGTTACCGACCGCACCGGTATCCAGCGCCACCGCTTCCCCGCCGGCCCCGGCCATATCCTGATCGACCTCTCGCACCTCGTGTTGGAGGGTCCGAACCAGCGCCCCTATATCGACGAGGCCGCACTCACCCTCGAACCCGACGGCACCCTGACCGGCACCCGCCGCGTGTTCCGTTGGGCCAAGGGCCGCCGCATCTTCTTCGCGATGCAGCTGTCGCGCAAACCCGATCGCGTCGAGTTCTTCAGCGACAACGACACCCCGGCCGGCGACAAGGGCGTCACCGGCAAGCGCCTGAAGGCAGTGCTCCATTATAACGACGCGGGCGCCGCGCCGATCGTCATCCGCACCGGCATCTCCGCCGTCGACCTGGGCGGCGCCAAGGCCAATCTGACCGCCGAAGCGAAGCATTGGGACTTCGACCGCTACGCCCGCGCCGCCCGGTCGGCATGGGCGCGCGAACTCAACCTGATCCGGTTCGACGGCGGCACCGAGCAACAGCGCGTGGTCGCGGCGTCGGCGCTCTACCACGCCTCGATCGGCCCGACGCTCTTCTCCGACGTCGATGGCCGCTATGTCGGCCTCGACCGCCAGACGCACACCGTCCCGCGCGGCGAGGCGGCCTATAGCGCCTATTCGCTGTGGGACACCTATCGCGCCTTCCACCCGCTCCAGACGCTGATCCGCCCGAAGCTGACCCAGGCCTTCACCCGCGACCTGATCCGCCAGACCCAGCAAAGCCCGTTCGGCCCGCCCGTCTGGCCGCTACAGGGGGTGGAAACCGGCACGATGATCGGCTGGCACGCCGTCCCCGTCCTCGCCGAAGCGCGCGCGAAAGGCATCGCCGCCGACTATGCCGCCGCATGGGGCGGGGTGAAGAAGCGCTCGTTCGACTGGACTACGCCCAATCTCGACAACAGCATCGGCGTGAAGGCGTATGACGAACTCGGCTATGCGCCCGCCGACCGCATCTTCGAAAGCGTGTCCAAGACGCTGGAGTTTTCCTACGACGATTATGCCGGCGCGTTCATCGCCGACGCGGCGGGCGACTCCGCCGGGGCCGCGCGCCTGCGCAAGCGCTCGGGCAACTGGCGCAACGTGTTCGACCAGCGGATCGGCTTCGCCCGCGGCCGGATGGCGGACGGCAGCTGGGCCGAACCCTACGCCCCCAATGCGCTCGGCCACTCGAAGAAATGGCGCGACTTCACCGAAAGCAATGGCTGGCAGGCGACCTTCCTCAACCAGCACGACATTCCCGGCCTGATCGCGGCGATGGGCGGCGATGCCGCGTTCGAAGCGAAGCTCGACGGCCTGTTCACCGCCTCGTCCGAACTCCCCGCCGACGCCCCGCCCGATATCTCGGGGCTGGTCGGCCAGTACGCGCATGGCAACGAACCCAGTCACCATGTCGCGTACATGTACGCCTGGTGCGGAAGCCCGTGGAAAACGCAGGCGATGGTCCGCCGCCTGCTGACCGAAATGTACCACGACCGGCCCGACGGCATCATCGGCAACGACGATTGCGGGCAGATGAGCGCATGGTATCTGCTCTCGGCACTGGGCTTCTATCCGGTCGATCCGGTCAGCGCGACCTATGTGCTGGGCAGCCCGCTGTTCGACCGCGCGACCGTCCAGGTCGGCGGCGGCAAACGGCTGATCGTCGAGGCGCGCGGCAACGCCCCCGACCGCCCCTATGTCCGCAGCGTCACCTGGAACGGGCGTCCGTGGACGAAAAGCTGGATCGCGCATGCCGATCTGGTCCGGGGCGGACGGCTGGTGTTCGACATGGCGGCCGAACCGAACAAGGCATTCGGGCGCGACCCGAAGGACCGCCCCGGCCACGCATGA
- a CDS encoding glycoside hydrolase family 3 C-terminal domain-containing protein, which translates to MSLLLALLAGTAEPDPQIAATIAAMTPAEKAAQLQSTAPAQGDVLPAYDYWNEALHGLARNGVATVFPQAIGLAATWDAPLMERIGTVVSTEARAKYNALPSKNRRRYEGLTIWSPNINIFRDPRWGRGMETYGEDPVLTGALAVGYVRGLQGPDPLQPRVIATPKHLVAHSGPEAGRDAFSVQTAPYDMEATYLPAFRRALTEGKAQSVMCAYNGVHGVPVCAADWLLNDRIRRDWGWNGLVVSDCDAIGNIAHYQRYALDNAAGSAAAINAGMDVNCGTAYAALPRALERGLTTQAVIDRALTRTFEARKRLGHAFGAKSRWDSIPTSALHTPANRALALEAARKSLVLLQNNGVLPLKRGARIAVVGPNADSLDVLEANYNGTSAAPVTPLKGLTDRFAVTYAQGSTLAEGVPLPVPQTAFGSGLKAEFFADPAMTGTPVLTRTDRTIDFNWARTSPAANLPVDHYGVRWTGTLTPPGPGRYTLRIDINRCWDKCSGRDAVRLWVDGKDVLSATGTAAVEGAANDSKSERMEALLDFADTSPKAFRLDLIHASTDDSIRLTWIAPADPQRTQAVAAAQSADAVIAFVGLSPAVEGEALRLEVAGFSGGDRTDIALPQAQQQLLEAVKATGKPLIVVLLSGSAVAMEWAKQHADAIVAGWYPGEVGGTAIADVLDGTTNPSGRLPVTFYARTSDLPAFVDYNMKGRTYRYFDGQPLWGFGHGLSYTDYAYADAKAPTTLTAGQPLTVTARITNTGKRSGEEVAQAYLIAPAALNRIGAWNDPVLRHSLVAFQRVALKPGQAKTVTFTLDPRLLSTVSLDGTRAVRPGAYRLFLGGGQPGSTPGQEVAFTITGTQELPK; encoded by the coding sequence GTGAGCCTTCTCCTCGCCCTGCTCGCCGGCACGGCCGAACCCGACCCGCAGATCGCCGCGACCATCGCGGCGATGACGCCTGCGGAAAAGGCGGCGCAACTGCAAAGCACCGCCCCGGCGCAGGGCGATGTCCTGCCCGCCTATGACTATTGGAACGAGGCGCTGCACGGCCTCGCCCGCAACGGCGTCGCCACCGTGTTTCCGCAGGCGATCGGCCTCGCCGCGACGTGGGATGCGCCGTTGATGGAGCGGATCGGCACCGTCGTGTCGACCGAGGCCCGCGCCAAATACAACGCCCTGCCGAGCAAGAACCGGCGGCGCTACGAGGGGCTGACCATCTGGTCGCCCAACATCAACATCTTCCGCGATCCCCGCTGGGGCCGCGGGATGGAAACCTATGGCGAGGACCCGGTGCTGACCGGCGCGCTGGCGGTCGGTTATGTCCGTGGCCTGCAAGGCCCCGACCCGCTGCAACCCCGCGTCATCGCCACGCCCAAGCATCTGGTCGCCCATAGCGGGCCGGAGGCGGGCCGAGACGCGTTCAGCGTGCAGACCGCACCCTATGACATGGAGGCGACGTACCTCCCCGCCTTCCGTCGCGCGCTGACCGAGGGGAAGGCGCAGTCGGTGATGTGCGCCTATAACGGCGTCCACGGCGTGCCGGTCTGTGCCGCCGACTGGCTGCTCAACGATCGCATCCGCCGCGACTGGGGCTGGAACGGGCTGGTCGTGTCGGACTGCGACGCGATTGGCAACATCGCCCATTATCAGCGTTATGCGCTCGACAATGCCGCCGGCTCCGCCGCCGCGATCAATGCCGGTATGGATGTCAATTGCGGCACCGCCTACGCCGCGCTGCCCAGGGCACTCGAACGCGGCCTGACGACACAGGCGGTCATCGACCGCGCGCTCACCCGCACCTTCGAAGCTCGCAAGCGCCTCGGCCATGCGTTCGGCGCCAAGAGCCGGTGGGATTCGATTCCCACCAGCGCCCTCCACACCCCCGCCAACCGCGCGCTGGCGCTGGAGGCCGCGCGCAAGTCGCTGGTCCTGCTCCAGAACAACGGCGTCCTGCCGTTGAAGCGCGGCGCCCGGATCGCGGTCGTCGGCCCCAATGCCGACAGCCTCGACGTGCTGGAAGCGAATTACAACGGCACCTCCGCCGCCCCGGTAACGCCGCTCAAAGGGCTGACCGACCGCTTCGCCGTCACCTATGCGCAAGGGTCGACACTGGCCGAGGGCGTTCCCCTCCCCGTCCCGCAGACGGCGTTCGGTTCGGGGCTGAAGGCCGAGTTCTTCGCAGACCCGGCGATGACCGGCACACCGGTGCTGACCCGCACCGACCGCACCATCGATTTCAACTGGGCGCGCACCAGCCCCGCCGCGAACCTGCCCGTCGACCACTACGGCGTGCGCTGGACCGGCACGCTGACCCCGCCGGGGCCGGGCCGCTACACGCTGCGCATCGACATCAACCGCTGCTGGGACAAATGCTCGGGCCGCGACGCGGTGAGATTGTGGGTCGATGGCAAGGACGTGCTCAGCGCCACCGGCACCGCCGCCGTCGAAGGCGCCGCGAACGACAGCAAGTCCGAACGGATGGAGGCGCTGCTCGACTTCGCCGACACGTCGCCCAAAGCCTTCCGCCTAGACCTGATCCATGCCAGCACCGACGACAGCATCCGCCTGACCTGGATCGCCCCCGCCGATCCGCAGCGCACACAAGCCGTTGCCGCCGCGCAATCCGCCGATGCCGTTATCGCCTTCGTCGGCCTGTCCCCCGCCGTCGAGGGCGAGGCACTCCGCCTCGAAGTCGCCGGCTTCTCGGGCGGCGACCGCACCGACATCGCGCTCCCGCAGGCGCAGCAACAACTGCTCGAAGCGGTCAAGGCAACCGGCAAGCCGCTGATCGTCGTCCTGCTCTCGGGCAGCGCGGTCGCGATGGAATGGGCGAAACAACACGCCGATGCGATCGTCGCCGGCTGGTATCCGGGTGAGGTCGGCGGCACCGCCATCGCCGATGTCCTCGACGGCACGACCAACCCCTCGGGCCGCCTGCCCGTCACCTTCTACGCCCGCACCAGCGACCTGCCCGCCTTCGTCGATTACAATATGAAGGGCCGCACCTATCGCTATTTCGACGGCCAGCCGCTCTGGGGCTTCGGCCACGGCCTGAGCTACACCGACTACGCCTATGCCGACGCCAAGGCGCCGACAACCCTCACCGCCGGTCAGCCACTTACCGTCACCGCCCGCATCACCAACACCGGCAAGCGCAGCGGCGAGGAAGTCGCGCAAGCCTATCTGATCGCACCCGCCGCACTCAACCGGATCGGCGCATGGAACGATCCGGTCCTGCGCCACAGCCTCGTCGCCTTCCAGCGCGTCGCGCTCAAGCCCGGTCAGGCAAAGACCGTGACCTTCACCCTCGACCCGCGCCTGCTCAGCACCGTGTCGCTCGACGGCACCCGCGCGGTGCGGCCGGGCGCCTATCGCTTGTTCCTCGGCGGCGGCCAGCCGGGCAGCACCCCCGGACAGGAGGTCGCCTTCACCATCACGGGCACGCAGGAGTTGCCGAAATGA